In a single window of the Pseudochaenichthys georgianus chromosome 16, fPseGeo1.2, whole genome shotgun sequence genome:
- the pou3f2b gene encoding POU domain, class 3, transcription factor 2 isoform X2 → MATAASNHYSILTSSASIVHSEPGSMQQATAYRDAQSLLQSDYPLQSNSHTLSHAHQWITALSHGDTAPWSSSPLGAEQDIKPVVQSARDEMHNSSNNLQHQSRPPHLVHQTHVNHHDGRAWRTTTAAHIPSMATTNGQSLIYSQPGFGVNGLLPGSTQGMHHHNLRDTHEEHHSPHLSDHGHPASQHQHQHRSQSHHDHSDEDTPTSDDLEQFAKQFKQRRIKLGFTQADVGLALGTLYGNVFSQTTICRFEALQLSFKNMCKLKPLLNKWLEEADSTSGSPTSLDKIAAQGRKRKKRTSIEGNKRCPSLHHHRSPI, encoded by the exons ATGGCGACCGCAGCGTCTAACCACTACAGCATCCTCACCTCCAGCGCATCCATCGTGCACTCGGAGCCCGGCAGCATGCAGCAAGCCACGGCGTACCGGGACGCGCAGAGCCTGTTGCAGAGCGACTACCCGCTGCAGAGCAACAGCCACACGCTCAGCCACGCACACCAGTGGATAACAGCGCTGTCCCACGGAGACACAGCCCCGTGGTCCTCCAGCCCGCTCGGCGCGGAGCAGGACATCAAACCCGTGGTGCAGAGCGCACGGGACGAGATGCACAACTCCAGCAACAACCTGCAGCACCAGTCCCGGCCACCTCACCTGGTGCACCAGACGCACGTGAACCACCACGACGGCCGGGCGTGGAGAACCACCACCGCGGCGCACATACCGAGCATGGCCACGACGAACGGCCAAAGCCTTATTTACTCCCAGCCGGGCTTCGGCGTCAACGGGCTGCTCCCGGGCAGCACACAGGGGATGCACCACCACAACCTAAGAGACACTCACGAGGAGCACCACAGCCCGCACCTCAGCGACCACGGACACCCTGCGTCCCAGCATCAGCACCAGCACCGGTCGCAGAGCCACCACGACCACTCGGACGAGGATACGCCGACCTCGGACGACTTGGAGCAGTTTGCCAAGCAGTTCAAGCAGCGGAGGATCAAGCTGGGCTTCACGCAGGCGGACGTGGGACTCGCCCTGGGGACCCTGTACGGAAATGTGTTTTCCCAAACCACCATATGCAGGTTTGAGGCCctgcagctcagcttcaaaaacaTGTGCAAGCTGAAGCCTCTGTTGAACAAGTGGTTGGAGGAGGCGGACTCCACCTCGGGCAGCCCGACCAGCCTGGACAAAATCGCGGCGCAGGGGAGGAAAAGGAAAAAACGGACTTCTATCGAG GGAAATAAAAGATGTCCCTCTCTGCATCATCATCGCTCGCCCATTTGA
- the pou3f2b gene encoding POU domain, class 3, transcription factor 2 isoform X1, producing MATAASNHYSILTSSASIVHSEPGSMQQATAYRDAQSLLQSDYPLQSNSHTLSHAHQWITALSHGDTAPWSSSPLGAEQDIKPVVQSARDEMHNSSNNLQHQSRPPHLVHQTHVNHHDGRAWRTTTAAHIPSMATTNGQSLIYSQPGFGVNGLLPGSTQGMHHHNLRDTHEEHHSPHLSDHGHPASQHQHQHRSQSHHDHSDEDTPTSDDLEQFAKQFKQRRIKLGFTQADVGLALGTLYGNVFSQTTICRFEALQLSFKNMCKLKPLLNKWLEEADSTSGSPTSLDKIAAQGRKRKKRTSIEVSVKGALESHFLKSPKPAASEILGLADSLQLEKEVVRVWFCNRRQKEKRMTPPGALPGSEDVYGDTPPHHGVQTPVQ from the coding sequence ATGGCGACCGCAGCGTCTAACCACTACAGCATCCTCACCTCCAGCGCATCCATCGTGCACTCGGAGCCCGGCAGCATGCAGCAAGCCACGGCGTACCGGGACGCGCAGAGCCTGTTGCAGAGCGACTACCCGCTGCAGAGCAACAGCCACACGCTCAGCCACGCACACCAGTGGATAACAGCGCTGTCCCACGGAGACACAGCCCCGTGGTCCTCCAGCCCGCTCGGCGCGGAGCAGGACATCAAACCCGTGGTGCAGAGCGCACGGGACGAGATGCACAACTCCAGCAACAACCTGCAGCACCAGTCCCGGCCACCTCACCTGGTGCACCAGACGCACGTGAACCACCACGACGGCCGGGCGTGGAGAACCACCACCGCGGCGCACATACCGAGCATGGCCACGACGAACGGCCAAAGCCTTATTTACTCCCAGCCGGGCTTCGGCGTCAACGGGCTGCTCCCGGGCAGCACACAGGGGATGCACCACCACAACCTAAGAGACACTCACGAGGAGCACCACAGCCCGCACCTCAGCGACCACGGACACCCTGCGTCCCAGCATCAGCACCAGCACCGGTCGCAGAGCCACCACGACCACTCGGACGAGGATACGCCGACCTCGGACGACTTGGAGCAGTTTGCCAAGCAGTTCAAGCAGCGGAGGATCAAGCTGGGCTTCACGCAGGCGGACGTGGGACTCGCCCTGGGGACCCTGTACGGAAATGTGTTTTCCCAAACCACCATATGCAGGTTTGAGGCCctgcagctcagcttcaaaaacaTGTGCAAGCTGAAGCCTCTGTTGAACAAGTGGTTGGAGGAGGCGGACTCCACCTCGGGCAGCCCGACCAGCCTGGACAAAATCGCGGCGCAGGGGAGGAAAAGGAAAAAACGGACTTCTATCGAGGTAAGCGTAAAGGGAGCTTTGGAGAGCCATTTTTTGAAGTCCCCTAAACCGGCAGCTTCGGAAATATTGGGTCTCGCGGACAGTCTGCAACTGGAGAAAGAAGTGGTCAGGGTTTGGTTTTGTAACAGGAGACAGAAGGAGAAACGCATGACCCCTCCCGGAGCTCTGCCGGGGAGCGAGGATGTGTACGGGGACACGCCGCCGCACCACGGGGTCCAGACCCCGGTCCAATGA